A stretch of the Rosa rugosa chromosome 5, drRosRugo1.1, whole genome shotgun sequence genome encodes the following:
- the LOC133709213 gene encoding LRR receptor-like serine/threonine-protein kinase RPK2, giving the protein MRWCGLRNTLFSLKVFSFLLCFSVSGDRNRWSEKSVLLELKTSVSDPDGVLSTWAHGSSDHHCSWFGVSCDSKSKVVSLSIAGSSENKGGNFEAFTCSETVRFQFQFDGFGAWRRRSGGKLGGKLSPLVGKLTELRVLSLPFNELSGEIPKEVWGLEKLEVLDLEGNLLEGKLPSWFSGLRKLRVLNVGFNRIVGEVPVSLSKCRDLEVLSLAGNEVSGAIPVFFGGFAKLQGLYLAQNRLNGSIPAKFGRSCLNLEHFDVSGNFLVGKIPPTLGTCVRLRTLLLFSNTLDGGIPGELGKIRGLEVLDVSRNSLSGPIPAELGQCVNLSVLVLSNLFNPLPINQNANGDSSVELYKGVDDDYNFYEGSIPQEITSLPNLRIVWAPRATLEGQLPSNWGGCENLEMVNLAQNLFTGEVIGVFDRCKKLQYLNLSSNKLSGKLDDKLPVPCMTVFSVSGNLLFGSIPTFNFAVCPHVPRNSDLVRVQNPSFAYQVLFTCRTYLDTHLPLFGASFTLIHDFSGNNFTGPIQHLPLARERLGKRTVYAFLAGGNKFTGSFAETLKGKCDGLHGMIFNVSNNKLSGHIPFKIGMICRSLRLLDASGNLLSGSIPPDLGDVKPLVFLDLSRNQLQGQIPAGISNLKYLKYLSLANNNLTGTIPASFVELRSLEVLKLSSNSLSGDIPQGLVKLKNLTIFMLDNNKLSGRIPSGLTNVRSLSTFNVSYNNLSGSFPLNNNMMNCSGVLGNPFVNQCRIVSLAAPYSAQPGSSANSPPGSSEIQSASAPGKDGINSIEIASIVSASAVVLVLFTLVILFFYTRKWIPDSRVQGFENKEITIFTEIGAPLTFENIVQATGNFNASNYIGSGGFGATYKAEITPGTIIAVKRLAVGRFHGVQQFHAEIKTLGRVRHPNLVTLIGYHASETEMLLIYNYLPGGNLENFIQERSRRSFTWKILHKIALDIAHALSYLHDECIPRVLHRDVKPSNILLDDNLNAYLSDFGLSRLLGTSETHATTGVAGTFGYVAPEYAMTCRVSEKADVYSYGVVLLELISDKKALDPSFSSHGNGFNIVSWACMLLRMGRAKDVFMEGLWEAGPEDDLVEMLYLAVKCTVETLSIRPTMKQVVQILKRIQPASS; this is encoded by the coding sequence ATGAGATGGTGTGGCCTCAGAAACACCCTGTTTTCCCTCAAAGTCTTCTCCTTTTTGTTGTGCTTTTCAGTTTCCGGCGACAGAAACCGCTGGTCGGAGAAGTCGGTTCTGCTCGAGCTGAAAACCTCGGTGTCGGACCCAGATGGGGTTCTGTCCACCTGGGCCCACGGCAGCTCTGATCACCACTGTTCCTGGTTCGGGGTCTCCTGCGACTCGAAATCCAAGGTTGTCTCGCTCAGCATAGCCGGGAGTAGTGAAAATAAAGGAGGTAACTTTGAAGCTTTTACTTGCTCTGAGACTGTGAGATTTCAATTTCAGTTCGATGGGTTTGGGgcttggaggaggaggagtggtGGGAAATTAGGTGGAAAGCTTTCACCTTTGGTTGGGAAACTTACTGAGCTTAGAGTTTTATCGCTGCCGTTTAATGAACTTAGTGGTGAGATTCCCAAGGAGGTTTGGGGGTTGGAGAAACTTGAAGTGCTTGATCTTGAGGGTAATTTGTTGGAGGGGAAGTTGCCGAGTTGGTTCTCGGGTTTGAGAAAGTTGAGGGTTTTGAATGTTGGGTTTAATAGGATTGTTGGGGAGGTTCCGGTTTCGCTTTCGAAATGTAGGGATTTGGAGGTTTTGAGTTTAGCTGGAAATGAAGTGAGTGGAGCCATTCCTGTGTTTTTTGGTGGTTTTGCAAAGTTGCAGGGGCTTTATTTGGCTCAAAATAGGTTGAATGGATCTATTCCGGCCAAATTTGGTAGGTCTTGTTTGAATCTTGAGCATTTTGATGTGTCGGGGAATTTCCTTGTTGGGAAGATTCCGCCTACTTTGGGGACTTGTGTGCGGTTACGGACACTGTTGTTGTTTTCGAATACTCTGGACGGTGGCATTCCTGGTGAACTTGGTAAGATTCGGGGGCTTGAAGTTCTGGATGTGTCTAGAAATAGCCTTAGCGGTCCAATCCCCGCTGAGCTCGGACAATGTGTCAATTTGTCGGTACTTGTCCTGTCGAATCTCTTTAATCCGTTGCCAATCAATCAGAATGCAAATGGAGATTCATCGGTTGAGTTATATAAAGGAGTGGATGATGATTACAATTTTTATGAAGGCTCCATTCCCCAGGAGATTACAAGCTTACCAAATTTGAGAATAGTTTGGGCACCAAGGGCAACCCTCGAAGGCCAGCTTCCGAGCAATTGGGGTGGTTGTGAGAACTTGGAAATGGTGAACTTGGCTCAGAACCTTTTCACTGGAGAAGTGATTGGAGTGTTTGATAGATGCAAGAAGCTGCAGTATCTGAATTTGAGCTCAAATAAGCTGAGTGGGAAGCTTGATGACAAACTCCCAGTTCCTTGTATGACTGTTTTCAGTGTCAGTGGGAACCTCTTGTTTGGATCCATCCCCACATTTAATTTCGCAGTGTGCCCCCACGTGCCCCGAAATTCAGATCTTGTCCGAGTCCAGAATCCATCATTTGCATATCAAGTTCTCTTTACTTGCAGAACTTATCTTGACACCCATTTACCACTTTTTGGTGCTAGTTTCACATTGATTCACGATTTTAGTGGTAACAACTTCACTGGTCCAATCCAACACCTTCCTCTTGCACGTGAGAGATTGGGGAAGCGAACTGTTTATGCATTTCTTGCTGGTGGGAACAAGTTCACTGGATCATTTGCTGAAACCTTAAAAGGAAAGTGTGATGGCTTACATGGAATGATATTTAATGTTAGCAACAACAAGTTATCAGGCCACATTCCTTTCAAGATTGGCATGATTTGCAGATCTCTTAGACTCTTGGATGCCTCTGGAAATCTCTTATCTGGGTCAATACCTCCAGATCTTGGGGATGTGAAGCCTCTTGTCTTTCTTGACTTGAGCAGGAACCAGTTGCAGGGTCAAATTCCCGCAGGTATCAGTAATTTGAAGTATCTCAAGTATCTGTCCTTGGCTAATAACAACCTTACTGGTACGATTCCTGCTAGCTTTGTGGAGTTACGCTCCCTTGAAGTGTTAAAGCTATCTTCAAACTCTCTTTCTGGTGATATCCCGCAAGGTCTTGTTAAGTTGAAAAACCTAACTATTTTTATGCTTGACAACAATAAGCTCTCTGGCCGCATCCCTTCTGGTTTGACTAATGTGAGATCCCTGTCTACATTTAATGTCTCATATAATAACCTGTCTGGTTCATTTCCATTGAACAATAATATGATGAACTGTAGCGGTGTCCTTGGAAACCCTTTCGTTAATCAATGCCGCATTGTTTCCCTCGCTGCGCCATACTCAGCTCAGCCAGGTAGCTCTGCCAATTCACCACCAGGTAGTTCTGAGATTCAGTCAGCAAGTGCTCCTGGAAAGGATGGAATAAACTCAATTGAGATTGCATCCATAGTATCTGCATCAGCTGTCGTGTTGGTTCTCTTCACTCTTGTTATCCTCTTCTTTTACACAAGAAAATGGATTCCAGATTCCAGAGTTCAGGGTtttgaaaataaagaaattacaATTTTCACGGAAATTGGGGCACCATTGACGTTTGAGAATATTGTTCAAGCAACAGGGAATTTTAATGCCAGTAACTACATTGGGAGTGGAGGATTTGGGGCAACTTACAAAGCAGAAATCACTCCAGGAACCATAATAGCTGTAAAGAGGCTTGCCGTTGGAAGGTTTCACGGTGTTCAACAGTTCCATGCTGAGATTAAGACCCTCGGAAGGGTGAGACACCCCAACCTGGTAACTTTAATAGGTTACCATGCCAGTGAAACCGAGATGCTActcatatataattatttacCAGGAGGGAATTTGGAAAATTTTATTCAGGAAAGATCTAGAAGATCTTTTACTTGGAAGATTCTCCACAAGATTGCTCTGGATATTGCCCATGCACTTTCTTATCTGCATGATGAGTGTATCCCGCGTGTCCTACACCGTGATGTCAAGCCAAGCAATATACTGTTAGATGATAACTTGAATGCTTATTTGTCTGACTTTGGATTGTCTAGGCTGCTGGGAACTTCTGAAACGCATGCTACAACTGGTGTTGCAGGAACTTTTGGGTATGTAGCACCCGAGTATGCTATGACCTGTCGTGTGTCTGAGAAGGCTGATGTTTACAGTTACGGTGTTGTGCTGCTTGAATTGATTTCTGATAAGAAAGCCCTGGACCCATCATTTTCTTCACATGGAAATG